In a single window of the Lates calcarifer isolate ASB-BC8 linkage group LG1, TLL_Latcal_v3, whole genome shotgun sequence genome:
- the parp14rs1 gene encoding LOW QUALITY PROTEIN: poly(ADP-ribose) polymerase family member 14-related sequence 1 (The sequence of the model RefSeq protein was modified relative to this genomic sequence to represent the inferred CDS: deleted 2 bases in 2 codons), with protein MADAYSYPLLVELEENNIPRLKIKLVKYFQSKKSNGGDCEVDYKNGSRTAVLRFRKEEDQQNVLGKETHQISLDKGVLKMTVRLPPDEKTAQEAPSDKLNKKSDVAVHNKQSSAEELKPAPEVQIEAKGGDDDAADEEPCSTSAVIGNIPETLSQEFLEMLVENVLKNLDSPSAPPGFTLEFIPGISSAVVTFQSGKENTDFVIRCPQNRMFTNKGLSVRPLEVTEQVAVEDIGDLNEDLLLLYFENEVGNVENVTLNEVEECAVITFTDHKAVQKIMKKKHCIKKKEIRVYPLYKSLGTALYGKDKPSVKLPAAISEPMDNVVWRYLKDNQSAAETIHSDLAKHFCKVNLSQPTVSLSPVSSLLQLKDAKAIIKEWKATVSSAFAQAISKFKSLKFPLESEVWEETEENIRQMLKNEDVVVVTDKASGVLSVVGLVGDVNRLEQTLPEVVNKIVKRIQREKACITQVIQVSPSMFHILCQDGLQDKLLQVYPELKMSFRKDSPDLTVTGLSEEILAARKVVFDAMFALKQRKLELDNFVLDLLKNEDPEELTKALLTSKGINAAFEINAQRIQLFAASDRDLIDAEDHLRNLLISQHVDVEDSNVLKKPEWQQLVSQLEDANSKSCRRLKIHATGQQVVVSGHKDSVIKVSHEFDVFLTQNAQIEETVVVKPNTIVEYIKKINTSCMQVVEDKVEVSYRKEAICLCGSRVDVTDCKDLVEDLVSTLFFESLNISKPGVKKFFKDKETMYVSSLWSETHCLVQLVDETSGGHVDLGQRQGPKPVYQLQTPDGVEIAVCKADMCSYPVNAVVNASNQDLKHNGGLAGALLSAAGPQLQVECDQIVNSRGQLKPGDCVITNAGGKLCCKYVIHAVGPKFDPAKTSKVLAQLKKAVKGSLELAEQRSCISVALPAISRSQGFNLSLCAATIVKAVKEYCDEKYDDSTLKKIHLVNNDDTVVKAMDAAVRQEFGNHGVSHSQQTPHTKATKSPFLKHVASAGSDPNCLGQVKTKEGLEIILTKGNIENAKTEVTVNTVFEDLALNRGAVSSAILGVAGPKLQQLVTAQKASANLGEVIVTDGCKLKSKQVFHAVAPHWDKGQGTSEKTLSSIFKDCLEKVEAAGLASISFPAIGTGNLGFPRDLVFSLISNEISAFSSNKQPKHLKKVVIILFPGDAQTIQIFSDEFKKMYPNASGAPVSTSSPQSTGPFSKVVSGSGIYETKMGAVAIQVVTGDITKETVDIIVNSSNETFSLKSGVSKAILDAAGQAVETECQNLGKEPTSGMIMTQPGNLKCKKILHLVGQTDPIKINKVVKDALQMCMTNSYTSVSFPAIGTGQGNVKAQQVADAMLDAVIDVLSQNTSGSLKTIRIVIFQPPMLKDFYNSMQQREQGDVTDPKDKSGFWGNIGTKIKSFFVGGSVNKPQKEGDFVIEPLKVDPACFHICSDSQANVDSAKQWINDLITKELNTLTIPDNAILSLSDADHQRIVDIQKTMGVSIKTESKMAQASFTIEGLSKDVLQATTEIHKMLTKVKDEEELKRNVELASTVADWQYQQKGLQFQSFDAMTNFKLEQALDKKLPNVTVTVQGQVYTVTMPSGPATDGKGQTLQIKRVDRLKDEDIPEHWNPMPANTPCLAVPINAGTTEYNEILKMFQASCNRTVITIERIQNPVLWKSLQIKKRDMEQRNGHQNNEKRLFHGTCYTTVNLINEHGFNRSYAGKNATALGHGTYFAVNASYSASNTYSRPNQNQEKFMYLCRVLTGDYTVGQSNMIVPPAKGPSTTQKYDSVVDNQANPSMYVIFHDSQACPEYLIKFK; from the exons ATGGCCGACGCGTATTCTTATCCTCTGCTCGTTGAGCTCGAAGAAAACAACATACCgagattaaaaattaaattagtcAAATACTTTCAAAGTAAGAAATCCAACGGTGGCGACTGTGAAGTTGACTATAAAAATGGCAGCAGGACAGCGGTGCTGCGCTTCCGCAAAGAGGAGG ATCAGCAAAATGTTTTGGGGAAGGAGACGCATCAGATCAGTTTGGATAAAGGCGTCCTGAAGATGACAGTCCGTTTACCTCCCGATGAGAAAACAGCGCAG GAGGCTCCATCTGATAAACTCAACAAGAAAT CGGATGTTGCTGTGCACAACAAACAGTCAAGTGCTGAGGAACTCAAACCTGCACCTGAAGTTCAGATAGAAGCAAAAGGTGGAGACGATGACGCAGCAGATGAAGAGCCCTGCTCCACCTCGGCTGTTATAGGAAATATTCCAGAGACGTTAAGTCAGGAGTTTTTGGAGATGCTGGTGGAGAATGTTTTAAAGAATCTTGATTCTCCATCAGCCCCACCGGGGTTCACCCTGGAATTCATTCCTGGCATCTCCTCTGCTGTGGTTACTTTCCAGAGTGGAAAAG aaaacactgactttGTGATAAGATGCCCTCAAAACAGGATGTTCACCAATAAGGGCTTATCAGTCCGGCCTCTTGAGGTCACAGAGCAAGTCGCAGTTGAAGACATAGGAGATCTGAATGAAGATCTCCTTCTGCTGTATTTTGAGAATGAAGTTGGAAATGTGGAAAACGTCACGCTTAATGAAGTGGAAGAGTGTGCTGTCATCACCTTCACAGACCACAAAG CTgttcagaaaataatgaagaagAAGCATTGCATCAAAAAGAAAGAGATCAGAGTTTATCCTCTTTATAAATCTTTGGGAACAGCCCTCTATGGCAAAGACAAGCCTTCAGTAAAACTCCCTGCTGCCATCTCTGAACCCATGGACAATGTTGTCTGGAGATACCTAAAAGACAAtcaatcagcagcagagactaTTCACAGTGACTTAGCTAAACACTTCTGTAAAGTAAACCTCAGCCAACCCACTGTTAGCTTGAGTCCTGTATCTTCACTGCTTCAGCTAAAGGATGCCAAAGCCATCATCAAAGAGTGGAAGGCTACTGTGAGTTCAGCCTTTGCACAAGCTATATCAAAATTCAAATCCCTGAAGTTTCCACTAGAGTCTGAGGTGTGGGAAGAGACTGAGGAGAACATCAGACAGATGCTAAAGAATGAGGATGTAGTTGTAGTGACTGATAAAGCCAGTGGTGTCTTGTCAGTGGTCGGCCTTGTGGGTGATGTCAACAGACTTGAGCAAACTCTTCCTGAAGTTGTAAATAAGATTGTCAAAaggatacagagagaaaaagcatgCATAACCCAAGTGATCCAGGTGTCACCATCAATGTTCCACATCCTGTGTCAAGACGGCCTTCAGGACAAGTTGCTACAAGTGTATCCAGAACTCAAAATGTCATTCAGAAAAGACAGTCCGGATTTGACAGTAACTGGCTTAAGTGAGGAAATTCTGGCAGCACGAAAAGTTGTATTTGATGCAATGTTTGCACTGAAACAACGGAAGTTAGAACTAGATAACTTTGTGCTTGACTTGTTGAAGAATGAAGACCCAGAGGAGCTTACAAAAGCTCTCCTCACATCTAAGGGAATAAATGCAGCATTTGAGATCAATGCACAAAGGATACAGCTCTTTGCTGCTTCAGACAGAGATCTGATTGATGCTGAAGACCATCTGAGAAACCTGCTAATATCCCAACACGTTGATGTTGAAGATAGTAATGTCCTGAAGAAACCAGAGTGGCAGCAACTGGTTAGTCAGTTAGAGGATGCCAACAGTAAGTCATGCAGGAGACTTAAAATCCACGCCACTGGCCAACAAGTCGTGGTGTCTGGCCACAAGGATAGTGTCATAAAAGTTAGCCATGAGTTTGATGTCTTCTTAACGCAGAACGCTCAAATTGAAGAAACTGTTGTGGTCAAGCCCAACACCATAGTTgagtacattaaaaaaatcaacacatctTGTATGCAGGTAGTGGAAGACAAAGTGGAGGTGTCTTACAGAAAGGAGGCCATCTGTCTATGTGGTTCTAGAGTTGATGTCACAGATTGTAAGGATTTGGTTGAAGActtggtcagtactttgttcTTTGAAAGTTTAAACATCTCTAAGCCTGGAGTGAAGAAATTCTTCAAGGACAAAGAAACAATGTATGTTTCCTCACTGTGGAGTGAAACTCACTGCTTGGTGCAACTGGTTGATGAGACGAGTGGTGGACATGTTGACTTGGGCCAGAGGCAAGGACCAAAACCTGTGTATCAGCTTCAGACACCTGATGGAGTGGAAATAGCTGTTTGCAAGGCAGATATGTGCAGCTACCCAGTGAATGCAGTTGTCAATGCCTCTAATCAGGACTTGAAACATAATGGAGGTCTTGCAGGAGCACTTTTGAGCGCTGCAGGTCCTCAGTTGCAGGTTGAATGTGACCAGATAGTTAACTCAAGGGGACAGCTCAAACCAGGAGACTGTGTCATAACTAATGCTGGGGGGAAGCTTTGTTGCAAATACGTTATCCATGCAGTGGGACCCAAGTTTGATCCAGCGAAAACCTCCAAGGTTCTGGCACAGTTGAAAAAAGCTGTTAAAGGAAGTTTAGAACTTGCTGAACAGCGCAGCTGCATCTCTGTGGCTCTGCCTGCCATTAGCAGAAGCCAAGGCTTTAATCTCAGTTTGTGTGCAGCAACCATTGTCAAAGCAGTAAAGGAGTACTGCGATGAGAAGTATGATGACAGCACCTTAAAGAAGATCCATTTGGTGAACAATGACGACACTGTTGTTAAGGCCATGGATGCAGCTGTCAGACAAGAGTTTGGAAATCACGGCGTCAGCCATTCTCAACAAACTCCTCATACCAAAGCCACTAAGTCTCCATTTTTGAAACATGTTGCATCTGCTGGATCTGACCCAAACTGTTTGGGTCAAGTGAAGACCAAAGAGGGCTTGGAAATCATTCTAACCAAAGGAAACATCGAGAATGCCAAG ACGGAGGTGACTGTCAATACAGTGTTTGAAGATCTTGCACTGAACAGAGGGGCAGTTTCAAGTGCCATCTTGGGTGTGGCTGGGCCCAAACTTCAGCAGTTGGTAACTGCACAGAAAGCCAGTGCTAATCTTGGTGAGGTCATCGTTACTGACGGCTGCAAGCTGAAGAGCAAACAAGTCTTTCATGCAGTCGCACCTCACTGGGACAAAGGGCAAGGCACATCTGAAAAG ACCTTGAGTTCCATTTTCAAGGACTGCTTAGAAAAGGTAGAGGCTGCTGGTCTGGCTTCCATATCCTTCCCTGCCATTGGCACTGGAAACCTGGGTTTCCCAAGGGACCTCGTGTTCTCTTTGATATCAAATGAAATCTCAGCATTCAGCAGTAACAAACAACCCAAGCACCTGAAGAAGGTTGTTATCATCCTTTTCCCAGGAGATGCACAGACTATCCAG ATTTTTAGTGATGAATTTAAGAAGATGTACCCCAATGCGTCAGGTGCTCCAGTGTCCACGAGCTCTCCACAAAGTACAG GTCCCTTCTCTAAAGTTGTCTCGGGCTCAGGAATATATGAGACCAAAATGGGAGCTGTGGCTATACAGGTGGTCACAGGAGACATAACCAAGGAGACCGTTGATATTATTGTCAACTCCTCCAATGAAACTTTCTCTCTTAAGTCAG GAGTATCTAAGGCTATTCTGGATGCAGCTGGTCAGGCTGTTGAAACAGAATGCCAAAACCTTGGTAAGGAA CCAACCTCAGGCATGATAATGACCCAACCAGGTAACCTAAAGTGCAAGAAGATCCTCCACCTGGTCGGACAGACAGACCCAATAAAAATCAATAAGGTTGTGAAAGATGCTCTCCAAATGTGTATGACAAACTCATACACTTCTGTCTCATTCCCTGCCATTGGCACAG GTCAAGGCAACGTAAAAGCACAGCAGGTGGCAGATGCCATGTTGGACGCAGTGATTGATGTGTTGAGT CAAAATACTTCTGGCTCCCTCAAAACAATTCGGATAGTTATTTTCCAACCACCGATGCTGAAAGACTTCTACAACAGTATGCAGCAGAGAGAACAAGGAGATGTCACTGATCCTAAGGATAAAAGTGGGTTCTGGGGAAACATTGGCACCAAAATCAAAT CATTCTTTGTTGGTGGAAGTGTTAACAAGCCACAGAAAGAAGGGGATTTTGTCATTGAGCCGCTGAAAGTAGACCCAGCTTGCTTCCACATCTGCAGTGACTCACAGGCTAACGTGGACTCAGCCAAGCAGTGGATCAATGACCTGATAACAAAAGAACTAAACACCCTCACAATTCCAGACAATGCCATCCTTAGCCTCTCTGATGCGGACCACCAGCGCATTGTCGACATCCAGAAGACCATGGGCGTGAGCATAAAGACTGAGAGCAAGATGGCTCAAGCCTCATTCACCATTGAGGGACTAAGCAAGGATGTGCTCCAAGCCACCACTGAAATCCACAAGATGCTGACCAAGGTgaaagatgaggaggagctgaagaggaacGTGGAGCTGGCAAGCACGGTGGCAGACTGGCAGTACCAGCAG AAGGGTCTTCAGTTTCAGAGTTTTGACGCAATGACCAACTTTAAACTTGAGCAAGCACTGGACAAGAAGCTACCGAATGTCACAGTTACAGTTCAGGGTCAGGTCTACACTGTCACCATGCCAAGTGGACCTGCCACTGACGGCAAGGGACAAACCCTGCAGATAAAGAGAGTCGACAGACTGAAAG ATGAAGACATACCTGAGCATTGGAATCCAATGCCAGCCAACACTCCATGTCTGGCTGTCCCCATCAATGCTGGAACAACAGAGTACAATGAAATCCTGAAGATGTTCCAGGCCTCATGCAATCGAACTGTTATTACG ATTGAGAGGATCCAGAATCCTGTACTGTGGAAGAGCCTGCAGATCAAAAAGCGTGACATGGAGCAGAGAAATGGTcatcaaaacaatgagaaacGTCTCTTCCATGGCACCTGCTACACCACTGTGAACCTCATCAATGAACATGGCTTCAACAGGAGTTACGCAGGAAAGAACG cTACTGCCCTTGGCCATGGCACATACTTTGCTGTCAACGCTAGTTACTCTGCCAGTAACACCTACTCCAGGCCGAATCAAAACCAGGAGAAGTTCATGTACCTCTGCCGGGTGCTGACGGGGGATTACACTGTAGGACAATCAAACATGATTGTACCGCCAGCCAAGGGCCCCAGCACCACTCAGAAGTATGACAGCGTCGTGGACAATCAGGCCAATCCCAGCATGTACGTTATCTTCCACGACAGCCAGGCTTGTCCTGAATATTTGATCAAATTCAAGTGA
- the parp9 gene encoding protein mono-ADP-ribosyltransferase PARP9, whose product MEGKLDFPLHGPSLNIVRKCGPGLSDILQSKFGCVAIFEAVDFERDVNFSQYKKPKVVPEKRFAVKLKTGVEVSVWKADLTDFKVDAVVNAANSDLQHYGGLALALSEAGGPQIQRESDDYIKRNVCLATGEAIIGSAGLLPCKNIIHAVGPQLSKFSTKSDVARAEPLLKKAIRSILDIVQKNSLKSVAIPAISSGLFNYPLSECANTIVSTVKHYYENVSRRSHLPEEIFLVNHDDPSVNEMMRACHQILAQSSSKTYSQAAAPKTSAHTVQLGNVRLILRRGKIEEQQTDVIVNTASSDQNLRVGEISKALLEKAGNEMQKEIYSAKKDGHIIVTKAYSLKCKEVYHTFCTTKGNYAAEQILFTSVSECLWMTAARQHKSIAFPAIGTGNLGFSKKEVAHIMSDAVADFAQKYPQMIEVHFVIFPSDNSTFKVFEEQMRSCQRNASQSNFTQALEHRADFHESKRPTPQISLTGDSDETVREAERWLSRLLKSSKVTICNNFILHFGEEEYQQLSRLTKNGVSIDESFDRGRAEITVKGSSPEDVVVVGLQVEAALLNVQREFVREEESAMCLMSTKGVSFDRRMVDSHRAAFSDRSPHFEKEGLRMVKLEQVENNSLEMLFDLKKRQLNCFGSLRMFQLIPAQFREMVNRTGFHAEYAPPTDPAYGEGIYFASTVRKAMEVWKERNEEYLYFVEAEVLTGESTLGKPGLVLPPNKLTDPQRLYDSVNGGHDISVIFSGYQALPKYIITCKSQSESSHL is encoded by the exons ATGGAAGGTAAATTAGATTTTCCTCTTCATGGGCCTTCACTTAACATCGTGAGAAAATGTGGACCCGGTCTGAGTGATATCCTACAAAGCAAATTTGGATGTGTGGCCATCTTCGAGGCAGTGGATTTCGAAAGAGATGTGAACTTTTCACAGTATAAAAAGCCTAAAGTTGTCCCAGAGAAAAGGTTTGCTGTTAAGTTGAAGACAGGTGTTGAGGTGTCTGTGTGGAAGGCCGATCTCACCGATTTCAAGGTGGATGCTGTTGTGAATGCAGCTAATTCTGATCTTCAACATTATGGCGGCCTTGCTCTAGCTCTGTCTGAAGCTGGTGGCCCTCAAATCCAGAGAGAGAGTGACGAttacataaaaagaaatgtatgcTTGGCAACAGGAGAAGCAATTATTGGTAGTGCTGGGTTACTACCTTGCAAGAATATAATCCATGCTGTGGGTCCACAACTAAGCAAATTTTCCACTAAGTCTGACGTTGCACGGGCTGAACCACTGTTGAAGAAGGCCATCAGGAGCATTCTTGACATAGTTCAGAAGAACTCTCTGAAGTCTGTTGCCATTCCTGCCATAAGCTCAGGACTGTTCAACTACCCTCTGTCAGAATGTGCAAACACCATAGTGTCCACTGTGAAACACTACTACGAAAATGTTTCCCGTCGAAGTCATCTCCCTGAAGAGATCTTCCTTGTGAACCACGATGACCCTTCAGTGAATGAAATGATGAGGGCCTGCCATCAGATACTGGCCCAGAGCTCGTCCAAGACTTATAGTCAGGCAGCAGCTCCCAAAACCTCAGCACATACTGTCCAGCTTGGAAATGTCCGCCTGATACTGAGGAGGGGTAAAATTGAGGAACAGCAG ACAGATGTCATCGTAAACACTGCATCATCAGACCAAAACTTGCGTGTTGGTGAAATCTCCAAAGCTTTATTGGAGAAAGCTGGTAATGAAATGCAAAAGGAGATTTATAGTGCCAAAAAGGACGGACATATCATTGTCACAAAAGCCTACTCCTTGAAGTGTAAAGAGGTGTATCACACTTTTTGCACCACCAAAGGAAACTACGCAGCAGAGCAG atcCTATTCACATCGGTCTCAGAGTGCTTATGGATGACAGCTGCAAGGCAGCACAAGTCCATTGCCTTTCCTGCCATCGGCACTGGAAACCTTGGGTTCAGTAAAAAAGAAGTTGCCCACATCATGTCAGATGCAGTGGCTGACTTCGCCCAGAAGTACCCACAAATGATAGAAGttcattttgtcatatttcctTCTGACAACAGCACATTTAAG gtttttgagGAACAAATGAGATCTTGCCAGCGAAATGCATCTCAGTCCAACTTTACACAAG CACTGGAGCACAGAGCTGACTTCCATGAAAGCAAACGTCCCACTCCACAGATCAGCCTGACGGGCGACTCTGATGAAACAGTGCGTGAGGCTGAACGATGGCTCAGTCGCCTTCTCAAATCCTCCAAAGTCACTATCTGTAACAACTTCATCCTACACTTTGGCGAGGAAGAATATCAGCAGCTGTCCCGTCTAACCAAGAACGGCGTTTCCATTGACGAGTCTTTCGACAGAGGTCGTGCAGAGATAACTGTGAAGGGGAGTTCACCTGAGGATGTTGTAGTTGTCGGGTTGCAGGTGGAGGCTGCGCTCCTCAACGTCCAGAGGGAATttgtcagagaggaagagagtgcCATGTGTCTAATGTCAACAAAGGGTGTGTCCTTTGACAGAAGGATGGTTGATTCTCACAGAGCTGCGTTCTCAGACAGATCACCTCATTTTGAAAAGGAGGGGCTGCGGATGGTGAAG ctgGAACAAGTGGAGAACAACTCGCTGGAGATGCTGTTTGACCTCAAGAAGAGACAGCTAAACTGCTTTGGGTCTCTAAGAATGTTTCAGCTCATACCTGCACAGTTCCGTGAGATGGTTAACCGTACTGGATTCCATGCAGAGTATGCACCACCTACAG ACCCAGCGTATGGAGAGGGCATCTACTTTGCTAGCACAGTGAGGAAGGCCATGGAGGTGTGGAAGGAGCGAAATGAGGAGTATCTGTACTTCGTGGAAGCTGAAGTGCTGACAGGAGAGTCCACCCTTGGTAAACCAGGTCTCGTTCTGCCACCCAACAAGCTTACAGATCCCCAAAGACTGTATGACAGTGTGAATGGAGGACATGACATCTCTGTCATATTTAGTGGTTATCAAGCTCTGCCCAAGTACATTATCACCTGTAAGTCTCAGAGTGAGTCCTCCCATCTTTAG